One window of the Hippoglossus hippoglossus isolate fHipHip1 chromosome 9, fHipHip1.pri, whole genome shotgun sequence genome contains the following:
- the LOC117767710 gene encoding glutamyl-tRNA(Gln) amidotransferase subunit C, mitochondrial-like, which translates to MVEYVRRQPPVQDIDSLLVLFPGCLSLLQVPEFATWEPVPEDQLPLPTQIPADLVDKLERLALVDFRTKQGLACLEKAIRFADQLHVVDTLGIEPMDSVLEDRALYLRNDTVMEGDCAEELLQLSENTVEEYFVAPPGNIPLPKREERAALLKHSEF; encoded by the exons atggtggaGTATGTGAGGAGGC AACCTCCAGTGCAGGACATTGATTCACTGTTGGTCTTGTTtcctggttgtttgtctctgctccAGGTGCCTGAGTTTGCAACATGGGAACCAGTACCAGAGGACCAACTACCCCTG CCCACACAAATCCCTGCAGACCTCGTGGACAAACTGGAGCGACTGGCCTTGGTTGATTTCCGGACCAAACAGGGTCTGGCCTGTTTGGAGAAAGCGATACGGTTTGCAGATCAGCTTCATGTGGTTGACACGTTGGGGATTGAGCCCATGGATTCAGTCCTGGAGGACAG GGCTCTATACCTGAGGAATGACACAGTGATGGAAGGGGACTGTGCTGAGGAACTGCTTCAGCTCTCCGAAAACACAGTGGAAGAATATTTTGTGGCACCACCAG GAAATATTCCTTTACCAAAGCGAGAAGAGAGGGCCGCATTACTGAAACACTCAGAGTTCTGA
- the LOC117767696 gene encoding polyubiquitin-like has product MDLIITMLNGKTVTLRVKPQDTVGSLKQVLQQKMDVPVERQRLVFDNGQRTDLSDDLRTVGSYGLHAGSRLSLLVIEPSPPATFQVFLKNEKNVVTTYDITSDETVSDFKRRVQCREGVAETQQRLVYQSREMTAGKLSDYNVHALSTIELLMRLRGGN; this is encoded by the coding sequence ATGGATTTAATCATCACTATGCTGAACGGGAAGACCGTCACACTGAGGGTGAAACCCCAGGACACGGTGGGCAGCCTGAAACAGGTCCTCCAGCAGAAAATGGATGTGCCCGTTGAGAGGCAGAGGCTGGTGTTCGACAACGGCCAGCGGACTGACCTGAGCGACGACCTGCGGACCGTGGGCTCCTACGGGCTGCATGCCGGCTCCAGGCTGTCTCTGCTGGTGATCGAGCCGAGCCCGCCGGCCACCTTCCAGGTGTTCCTGAAGAATGAGAAGAACGTGGTGACCACCTACGACATCACAAGCGACGAGACCGTGAGCGACTTCAAGCGCAGGGTCCAGTGCAGGGAGGGAGTGGCGGAGACTCAGCAGAGGCTGGTGTACCAGAGCAGGGAGATGACCGCCGGCAAACTGTCCGACTACAACGTGCATGCCCTGAGCACCATCGAACTGTTAATGCGTCTGAGAGGAGGAAACTGA